From a region of the Geothrix sp. 21YS21S-2 genome:
- the hisC gene encoding histidinol-phosphate transaminase produces the protein MSRFWSQVVHTLTPYVPGEQPRLENLVKLNTNENPYGPSPRALEAIREAATDSLRLYPDPTSARLRQVIAARHGLDARQVFVGNGSDEVLALAFLALLKHDRPLLFPDITYSFYPVYCALYGIDHEQVPLDGEYRIRVDDYRRPNGGIIFPNPNAPTGRWLDLDELRTLLAANPESPVVVDEAYVDFGCDSAVTLIQEHPNLLVIHTLSKGRSLAGLRLGFAMGHPGLIEALVRVKDSFNSYPVDRLAMAGAIAALEDVPWFERTRQAVMRSREALTASLGALGFEVLPSAANFIFARHPRWAGADLTAKLRERAIIVRHFNLPRIDAFLRISIGTDEQCGVLVDALREIVGKGQTT, from the coding sequence CCTACGGACCTTCCCCCCGGGCCCTGGAGGCCATCCGGGAAGCGGCCACGGACAGCCTCCGGCTCTACCCCGACCCCACCTCCGCCCGCCTCCGGCAGGTCATCGCCGCCCGCCACGGCCTCGATGCCCGGCAGGTGTTCGTGGGCAACGGCTCCGACGAGGTCCTGGCCCTGGCCTTCCTGGCCCTGCTCAAGCACGACCGCCCCCTGCTGTTCCCTGACATCACCTACAGCTTCTATCCCGTCTACTGCGCCCTCTACGGCATCGATCACGAGCAGGTTCCCCTGGACGGTGAATACCGCATCCGGGTGGACGACTACCGGCGCCCCAACGGCGGCATCATCTTCCCCAACCCCAACGCGCCCACCGGCCGCTGGCTGGACCTGGACGAGCTGCGCACCCTCCTGGCCGCCAACCCCGAATCCCCCGTGGTGGTGGACGAGGCCTACGTGGACTTCGGCTGCGACTCCGCCGTGACCCTCATCCAGGAGCACCCCAACCTGCTGGTGATCCACACCCTCTCCAAGGGCCGCTCCCTGGCCGGCCTTCGCCTGGGCTTCGCCATGGGACACCCCGGCCTCATCGAGGCCCTGGTGCGGGTCAAGGACAGCTTCAACTCCTACCCCGTGGACCGCCTGGCCATGGCCGGCGCCATCGCCGCCCTGGAGGACGTCCCCTGGTTCGAACGGACCCGCCAGGCCGTCATGCGCAGCCGGGAGGCCCTCACGGCCAGCCTGGGAGCCCTGGGCTTCGAGGTGCTCCCCTCGGCCGCCAATTTCATCTTCGCCAGGCACCCCCGGTGGGCCGGCGCCGACCTGACCGCGAAACTCCGGGAACGGGCCATCATCGTCCGGCACTTCAACCTGCCCCGCATCGATGCCTTCCTGAGGATCTCGATCGGGACGGACGAGCAGTGCGGGGTGCTGGTGGACGCGTTGCGGGAAATCGTGGGAAAGGGACAAACCACCTAG
- a CDS encoding nucleoside recognition domain-containing protein, producing METLIRIMLQSGKAGIDVALYTLLPVLVILMAVMKAVESRGILAMVARWVEPLLKRFGVPGAGAFAIVQLLFVSFAAPLATLAVMEKDGTPRRAIAATLAMVLTMSQANVIYPMAAVGLNVGIILLTSLAGGLAAAALTYYLFTRTVVEVEPDGQATLTTPYAQPKGPLLTLMIQGGQEAVQVILGAIPMLILAIFLVNGLKATGSIALLERVLSPVLGRIGFPASAVLPLATKYLAGGTAMMGVTLNLMKEGAITPLELNRMAGFLTNPCDLVGVAVLISAGVRCASVVRPAVAGAVVGILLRGVLHLIIF from the coding sequence ATGGAAACCCTGATCAGGATCATGTTGCAGTCCGGCAAGGCCGGCATCGACGTGGCGCTGTACACGCTGCTGCCGGTGCTCGTCATCCTCATGGCCGTCATGAAGGCCGTGGAATCCCGGGGGATCCTGGCCATGGTCGCCCGGTGGGTGGAACCGCTCCTGAAGCGCTTCGGCGTCCCGGGGGCCGGGGCGTTCGCCATCGTCCAGCTGCTGTTCGTCAGTTTCGCCGCCCCTCTGGCCACCCTCGCCGTCATGGAGAAGGACGGCACCCCCCGCCGGGCGATCGCCGCCACCCTGGCGATGGTGCTCACCATGTCCCAGGCCAACGTCATCTATCCCATGGCGGCCGTGGGCCTGAACGTGGGAATCATCCTGCTGACCTCCCTGGCCGGGGGGCTGGCGGCTGCCGCCCTCACCTACTATCTATTCACCCGCACGGTCGTCGAGGTCGAGCCGGACGGCCAGGCCACCCTCACCACCCCTTACGCCCAGCCCAAGGGGCCCCTCCTCACCCTCATGATCCAGGGGGGCCAGGAGGCCGTGCAGGTCATCCTCGGGGCCATCCCCATGCTGATCCTGGCCATCTTCCTGGTGAACGGCCTCAAGGCCACCGGCAGCATCGCCCTGCTGGAGCGGGTCCTCTCCCCCGTCCTCGGCCGCATCGGCTTCCCCGCCTCCGCCGTCCTCCCCCTGGCCACCAAGTACCTGGCCGGCGGCACCGCCATGATGGGCGTCACCCTGAACCTCATGAAGGAGGGCGCCATCACCCCCCTGGAACTGAACCGCATGGCCGGCTTCCTGACCAATCCCTGCGACCTGGTGGGGGTGGCCGTCCTCATTTCAGCCGGGGTCCGCTGCGCCTCCGTGGTTCGCCCGGCCGTCGCCGGGGCCGTGGTGGGGATCCTGCTGCGGGGCGTGCTGCATCTGATCATCTTCTAG
- a CDS encoding sigma-54 interaction domain-containing protein, giving the protein MQSMFDCFEGLCEGTVIVDRNARVVWINDRYAARLSVDPAWAIGQEIEAVIPNSLMRQVVQSKQPILLDLLETNGQTFVVMRIPLRDKEGEVVGAVGFALFSHYESLKPLFERFSSLQKELARAQKKLAEARRTKYTFSSFLGNSPPTMEVRRLARRAAMLEAPVLLRGETGTGKELLAHAIHSGGPREAQPFVIVNVPAIPDTLLEAEFFGVAPGAFTGAGRQPRPGKFELANGGTLFLDEIGDMPLALQSKLLRVLQEQEFEPLGSNRVIRVNVRIVAATSQDLDAMVAEGRFRKDLFYRLNVLNIALPPLRERQGDIELLCEHILEKVGVQNATLCRELSPDAIALLLNHSWPGNVRELRNVLEQAVMNTDEHLLEASDFHGLLKHGPHPPPRQAPAPAATYAEAMAQAEWLVLDSALKACQGKVVDAARRLGIGRATFYKRRTALKELSPNRDMSPSRDGN; this is encoded by the coding sequence ATGCAGTCGATGTTCGACTGCTTCGAGGGGCTGTGCGAGGGGACGGTGATCGTGGACCGGAACGCCCGGGTGGTCTGGATCAACGACCGCTATGCGGCCCGCCTGAGCGTGGATCCCGCCTGGGCCATCGGGCAGGAGATCGAAGCCGTCATCCCCAACAGCCTCATGCGCCAGGTGGTCCAGTCCAAGCAGCCCATCCTGCTGGACCTGCTGGAGACCAACGGCCAGACCTTCGTGGTCATGCGCATCCCCCTGCGGGACAAGGAGGGGGAGGTGGTGGGCGCGGTGGGGTTCGCCCTGTTCAGCCACTACGAGTCCCTGAAGCCCCTGTTCGAACGGTTTTCCAGCCTCCAGAAGGAGCTGGCCCGGGCCCAGAAGAAACTGGCCGAGGCCCGGCGCACCAAATACACCTTCTCCTCCTTCCTGGGCAACAGCCCCCCGACCATGGAGGTGCGGCGCCTGGCCCGGCGCGCGGCCATGCTGGAGGCGCCGGTGCTCCTGCGGGGCGAGACCGGCACGGGCAAGGAGCTGCTGGCCCATGCCATCCACTCCGGAGGGCCCCGGGAGGCGCAGCCCTTCGTGATCGTGAACGTGCCGGCCATCCCGGACACCCTGCTGGAGGCGGAGTTCTTCGGGGTGGCGCCGGGGGCCTTCACCGGGGCCGGGCGCCAGCCGAGGCCCGGGAAGTTCGAACTGGCCAACGGCGGGACGCTCTTCCTGGACGAGATCGGCGACATGCCCCTGGCCCTCCAGTCCAAGCTGCTGCGGGTGCTCCAGGAGCAGGAGTTCGAGCCCCTGGGGTCCAACCGGGTGATCCGGGTGAACGTGCGCATCGTGGCCGCCACCAGCCAGGACCTGGACGCCATGGTGGCCGAGGGCCGCTTCCGCAAGGACCTCTTCTACCGCCTGAACGTGCTGAACATCGCCCTGCCCCCCTTGCGCGAACGCCAGGGCGACATCGAGCTTTTGTGCGAGCACATCCTGGAGAAGGTGGGCGTCCAGAACGCCACCCTCTGCCGGGAGCTGAGCCCGGACGCCATCGCCCTGCTGCTGAACCATTCCTGGCCCGGCAATGTGCGGGAGCTGCGCAACGTCCTGGAGCAGGCCGTCATGAACACCGACGAACACCTCCTGGAGGCCTCGGACTTCCACGGCCTGCTCAAGCACGGCCCCCACCCGCCCCCCCGCCAGGCCCCGGCCCCCGCCGCCACCTATGCCGAGGCCATGGCCCAGGCGGAATGGCTGGTGCTGGACTCGGCCCTGAAGGCCTGCCAGGGGAAGGTGGTGGACGCCGCCCGGCGCCTGGGCATCGGCCGGGCCACCTTCTACAAGCGGCGGACCGCCCTGAAGGAGCTGTCTCCAAACAGAGACATGTCTCCATCGAGAGACGGAAACTGA
- a CDS encoding MFS transporter — translation MKVALASLIGTSIEWYDYFLYGTAAALVFNKIFFPSYDPIVGTLLAFATFSLGFLARPLGGIVFGHFGDKIGRKKMLYLTLMIMGLATACIGMLPTYSVIGIWAPVLLITMRLLQGFGLGGEWGGAVLMAVEHAPANRRGFYGSWPQLGAFIGLLLSTMVFRAANSMWFLRADTKAAADAAFISWGWRVPFLLSFALVAVGIWIRMTIAESPVFEKLKDQKQEAKMPLIEAITKHPKNILIAMGVRFAENGLFYVFTAFSLVYISTYLKMDRAVGLNGLLWAAFFAIFTCAGWGALSDKLGRRPVYMWGAVFCGLMAFPFFWMLGTRSPAMIALAIVIPVTMGHAAMYGPQASFLSEMFSARVRYSGASLGYQLASIFAGGLSPLVATYLLKKGIENNLAFTYIAYYMIALVLITVVAVYFAKETHKDGIGA, via the coding sequence GTGAAGGTCGCACTGGCCAGCCTGATCGGCACCTCCATCGAATGGTACGACTACTTCCTCTACGGCACGGCCGCGGCGCTGGTGTTCAACAAGATCTTCTTCCCCAGCTACGACCCGATCGTCGGGACCCTGCTGGCCTTCGCCACCTTCTCCCTGGGCTTCCTGGCCCGCCCCCTGGGCGGCATCGTCTTCGGCCACTTCGGCGACAAGATCGGCCGCAAGAAGATGCTCTACCTCACCCTGATGATCATGGGCCTGGCCACGGCCTGCATCGGCATGCTGCCCACCTACAGCGTGATCGGCATCTGGGCCCCCGTGCTCCTGATCACCATGCGCCTGCTCCAGGGCTTCGGCCTGGGCGGCGAGTGGGGCGGCGCGGTGCTGATGGCCGTGGAGCACGCCCCCGCCAACCGGCGCGGCTTCTACGGTTCCTGGCCCCAGCTCGGCGCCTTCATCGGCCTCCTGCTGTCCACCATGGTCTTCCGTGCGGCCAACTCCATGTGGTTCCTCCGGGCCGACACGAAGGCCGCCGCCGATGCCGCCTTCATCTCCTGGGGCTGGCGGGTTCCCTTCCTGCTCAGCTTCGCCCTCGTCGCCGTCGGCATCTGGATCCGGATGACCATCGCCGAGTCCCCCGTCTTCGAGAAACTGAAGGACCAGAAGCAGGAAGCCAAGATGCCCCTCATCGAGGCCATCACCAAGCACCCCAAGAACATCCTCATCGCCATGGGCGTGCGCTTCGCCGAGAACGGCCTCTTCTACGTCTTCACCGCCTTCTCCCTGGTCTACATCTCCACCTACCTGAAGATGGACCGCGCCGTCGGCCTCAACGGCCTGCTCTGGGCCGCCTTCTTCGCCATCTTCACCTGCGCCGGCTGGGGCGCCCTGTCCGACAAGCTCGGCCGCCGTCCCGTCTACATGTGGGGCGCCGTCTTCTGCGGCCTCATGGCCTTCCCCTTCTTCTGGATGCTGGGCACCAGGTCCCCCGCGATGATCGCCCTGGCCATCGTCATCCCCGTGACCATGGGCCACGCCGCGATGTATGGCCCCCAGGCCAGCTTCCTCTCTGAAATGTTCTCGGCCCGCGTCCGCTACAGCGGCGCCTCCCTGGGCTACCAGCTGGCCTCCATCTTCGCGGGCGGCCTTTCGCCGCTGGTGGCCACCTACCTCCTCAAGAAGGGCATCGAGAACAACCTGGCCTTCACCTACATCGCCTACTACATGATCGCCCTGGTGCTCATCACCGTCGTGGCCGTCTACTTCGCCAAGGAAACCCACAAGGACGGCATCGGAGCCTAG
- a CDS encoding SDR family NAD(P)-dependent oxidoreductase has protein sequence MEIKGSVVLVTGGGNGIGEAVVKYFAKRGAKVAIVDMVQKNIDRVVKDVKEMGAECIGIQANVTSEADTARFIQGTLEAFGQLNICVSSAGIIRDGTMLSLDKETGQVSKKLGLDKWAAVIDTNLTGTFLTMRDAAEAMVNGGWPGLLVPISSVNKCGQVGQINYSSAKVADALMPKIIIGEFLMRGIRNVRCVAIAPGYTATPMLTGMNQEALKSILEDVHLGRLVSPDEIASIIGTAAENEALNATTIEITGGLCYPKGIAK, from the coding sequence ATGGAAATCAAAGGTAGCGTCGTTCTCGTAACGGGCGGAGGCAATGGCATCGGCGAGGCCGTGGTCAAGTACTTCGCCAAGCGGGGCGCCAAGGTCGCCATCGTCGACATGGTGCAGAAGAACATCGACCGCGTCGTCAAGGACGTGAAGGAGATGGGCGCCGAGTGCATCGGCATCCAGGCCAACGTGACCAGCGAGGCCGATACGGCCCGCTTCATCCAGGGCACCCTGGAGGCCTTCGGCCAGCTCAACATCTGCGTGTCCAGCGCCGGCATCATCCGGGACGGGACGATGCTGAGCCTGGACAAGGAGACCGGCCAGGTATCGAAGAAGCTGGGCCTGGACAAGTGGGCCGCCGTCATCGACACCAACCTCACCGGCACGTTCCTCACCATGCGCGACGCCGCCGAGGCCATGGTCAACGGCGGGTGGCCCGGGCTGCTCGTGCCCATCTCCTCCGTGAACAAGTGCGGCCAGGTCGGCCAGATCAACTACTCCTCGGCCAAGGTCGCCGACGCCCTGATGCCCAAGATCATCATCGGGGAGTTCCTCATGCGCGGCATCCGCAACGTCCGCTGCGTCGCCATCGCGCCGGGCTACACCGCCACGCCCATGCTCACCGGCATGAACCAGGAGGCCCTCAAGAGCATCCTGGAGGACGTGCACCTGGGCCGCCTCGTCTCCCCCGACGAGATCGCGTCCATCATCGGCACCGCCGCCGAGAACGAGGCCCTGAACGCCACGACCATCGAGATCACCGGTGGTCTGTGCTATCCCAAGGGCATCGCCAAGTAG
- a CDS encoding ATP-binding protein translates to MSDRPRLYATVLEDHFRRNRQMALVSGARQVGKTTACRAVGTAYFNWDNQDDRRMLLLGPGALAERLGLDRLRTEPVRVVLDELHKYSKWKQLLKGFFDTYHDRAQVLVTGSSRLDVFRRGGDSLMGRYLLYRMHPWSVAECVRVEVPDQEIRPPVPIPPEDWEALWTHGGFPEPFVRRDVRFTRRWRSLRMDQLAREDLREVTRVQELGSMETLMRILAERSGQQLVHANLAAELGVAPETVRRWVDLLARLHFGFLVRPWFTNVAKSLRKEPKWFLRDWSGITDDGARAETLVACHLLKAVEGWTDLGLGEFELRYLRDKQKREVDLLVIRDQKPWFLVEVKKSETRLSPALAHFQEQTAAPHAFQAVLGLPYVDADCFAARGPLVVPALTLLSQLL, encoded by the coding sequence ATGAGCGACCGCCCTCGTTTGTACGCCACCGTGCTGGAGGACCACTTCCGGAGGAACCGGCAGATGGCCCTGGTCAGCGGGGCGCGTCAGGTGGGCAAAACCACCGCCTGCCGGGCCGTGGGGACAGCCTATTTCAATTGGGACAACCAGGATGACCGACGCATGCTCCTCCTGGGGCCCGGGGCCCTGGCGGAGCGTCTGGGGCTGGACCGCCTGCGGACGGAACCGGTGAGGGTCGTCCTGGACGAGCTCCACAAGTACTCCAAGTGGAAACAGCTTCTGAAGGGTTTTTTCGACACCTACCATGACCGGGCCCAGGTCCTGGTGACGGGCAGTTCCCGCCTGGACGTGTTCAGGCGCGGGGGCGACAGCCTCATGGGGCGCTACCTGCTCTATCGCATGCATCCCTGGTCCGTGGCCGAGTGCGTCCGGGTGGAGGTACCGGACCAGGAGATCCGTCCCCCGGTTCCCATCCCGCCGGAGGACTGGGAGGCGCTCTGGACCCATGGCGGGTTTCCGGAACCGTTCGTGCGCCGTGATGTCCGCTTCACCCGCCGCTGGCGTTCCCTGCGCATGGACCAGCTCGCGCGGGAGGACCTGCGGGAGGTCACCCGGGTCCAGGAACTGGGAAGCATGGAGACGTTGATGCGGATCCTGGCCGAGCGCAGCGGCCAGCAGCTCGTCCATGCCAATCTGGCGGCGGAACTGGGCGTGGCTCCTGAGACGGTTCGTCGCTGGGTGGACCTCCTGGCCCGGCTGCACTTCGGGTTCCTGGTCCGGCCCTGGTTCACGAATGTCGCCAAGTCCCTGCGCAAGGAGCCCAAGTGGTTCCTGCGGGACTGGAGCGGCATCACCGACGACGGGGCCCGGGCCGAGACGCTGGTGGCCTGCCATCTGCTGAAGGCGGTGGAAGGCTGGACCGACCTGGGCCTGGGCGAATTCGAACTTCGCTACCTCCGGGACAAGCAGAAACGGGAGGTGGACCTGCTGGTCATCCGGGACCAGAAGCCCTGGTTCCTGGTGGAGGTCAAGAAGAGCGAGACCCGCCTGTCGCCGGCCCTGGCCCATTTCCAGGAGCAGACCGCGGCACCGCATGCCTTCCAGGCCGTCCTCGGCCTGCCCTACGTGGATGCGGACTGCTTCGCGGCCCGCGGGCCCCTTGTGGTGCCTGCCCTCACCCTGCTGAGCCAGCTCCTGTGA
- a CDS encoding SpoIIE family protein phosphatase, giving the protein MEPEARFIEVDHFGLPCGGEHLSGDLFHSRSLEDGHRVVSVLADGLSSGVEAAVLASVTASMALEYVEWNIDTAQAAAILMDSLPVDPVRRISYSTFTIVDARRDGRTRVFEHGNPPIMLIRDGALVPLERTVLAQPRWGNRRLRVSEFQSSVGDRIVLCSDGVTQSGMGTPAHPLGWGEPEAAAFALGRLARTPDLSSRRLAELLVDRALWNDGGAAGDDVTCGIIHLRRPRVLQVLTGPPFDRARDRDFAALVDAPGSRKVVCGGTTSNILARELNREVEMDLSLHDREVPAPSAMAGVELVTEGCLTLAKVSEYLEAGACPRRNAASRLVELLLESDVIHFQVGTAVNEAHQDPALPVELDIRRNVIRRVAALLETRHLKKTRVSYY; this is encoded by the coding sequence ATGGAGCCTGAGGCCCGCTTCATCGAGGTGGACCACTTCGGGCTCCCCTGCGGCGGCGAGCACCTGTCGGGCGACCTGTTCCACTCCCGCAGCCTGGAGGACGGCCACCGGGTGGTGTCGGTGCTGGCCGACGGCCTCAGCAGCGGCGTGGAGGCCGCGGTGCTGGCCTCGGTGACGGCCTCCATGGCCCTGGAGTACGTGGAGTGGAACATCGACACCGCCCAGGCCGCCGCCATCCTCATGGACTCCCTGCCGGTGGACCCCGTGCGCCGCATCAGCTACTCCACCTTCACCATCGTGGACGCGCGCCGGGACGGGCGCACCCGGGTCTTCGAGCACGGCAACCCGCCCATCATGCTCATCCGCGACGGAGCCCTGGTGCCCCTGGAACGCACCGTCCTGGCCCAGCCCCGGTGGGGGAACCGGCGCCTGCGCGTGAGCGAGTTCCAGAGCAGCGTGGGCGACCGCATCGTGCTCTGCTCGGACGGGGTGACCCAGTCCGGCATGGGCACCCCGGCCCACCCCCTGGGCTGGGGGGAGCCGGAGGCCGCCGCCTTCGCCCTGGGCAGGCTGGCCCGCACCCCGGACCTCTCCAGCCGGCGCCTGGCGGAACTCCTGGTGGACCGGGCCCTGTGGAACGACGGCGGCGCGGCCGGAGACGACGTCACCTGCGGCATCATCCACCTTCGCCGGCCCCGGGTGCTCCAGGTGCTCACGGGGCCCCCCTTCGATCGGGCCCGGGACCGGGACTTCGCGGCCCTGGTGGACGCCCCCGGTTCGCGCAAGGTGGTGTGCGGCGGCACCACCTCCAACATCCTGGCCCGGGAGCTGAACCGGGAGGTGGAGATGGACCTCTCCCTCCACGACCGGGAGGTGCCCGCCCCCTCCGCCATGGCCGGCGTGGAACTGGTCACCGAAGGCTGCCTGACCCTCGCCAAGGTCTCCGAATACCTGGAGGCCGGCGCCTGCCCGCGGCGCAACGCCGCCTCGCGCCTGGTGGAGCTCCTCCTGGAATCGGACGTCATCCACTTCCAGGTGGGCACCGCCGTGAACGAGGCCCACCAGGACCCGGCCCTGCCCGTGGAGCTCGACATCCGCCGCAACGTCATCAGGCGCGTCGCCGCGCTCCTGGAGACCCGGCACCTGAAGAAGACGCGGGTCTCCTACTACTGA
- a CDS encoding [Fe-Fe] hydrogenase large subunit C-terminal domain-containing protein produces MRPGPVYSEQAQCQDCYKCVRACPVKAIRVSAAHATVMPERCLACGACVSACPSGAKRVRDDLPLVEALLRGDRPVVVSLAPSYVGEFPGGPGRIIAALKRLGFAGVSETALGAQEVSARLARDLDAHTGRIWISTACPVAVDYVRTYLPERIADLTPLDSPLLAHVRLLRAELGDMPVVFIGPCIAKKLEVEDAPTLAAALTFEDLRAWLAREGIDPLDLEPGGAFLLGSAAEGALYPIEGGMARATALSMATRGTRFVTLSGLGPIREALADLPAPRGNLFLELLACAGGCVNGPAARRSPVAARMAVLDGAAEAAGAYPREPGVPLARAFAPRVPPGDPVPEGQLEAALRRLGKAGPGDELNCGACGYDTCRDLAGAILGGRAETRMCVSNLRRLAEKKANALLRTLPFGVVIVDEELRIIESNDQFVRLLGAEAELVAETQPGLCGARIDKLVDFGARFREVLDGGDELIRQNLASAGGTLSATIFTVEPGRVVGALLLDVTETEARQKEMVGKAEEVIHNMLANAQEIAFSLGRNAARSEGILNSIIAEFRGPHGA; encoded by the coding sequence GTGAGGCCCGGCCCGGTCTACTCCGAGCAGGCCCAGTGCCAGGACTGCTACAAGTGCGTGCGGGCCTGTCCCGTGAAGGCCATCCGGGTCAGCGCCGCCCACGCCACGGTCATGCCCGAGCGGTGCCTGGCCTGCGGGGCCTGCGTCTCGGCCTGCCCCAGCGGGGCCAAGCGGGTGCGGGACGACCTGCCCCTGGTGGAGGCGCTGCTGCGGGGGGACCGGCCCGTGGTGGTGTCCCTGGCGCCCTCCTACGTCGGCGAATTCCCGGGCGGTCCCGGGCGGATCATCGCGGCCCTCAAGCGCCTGGGCTTCGCGGGGGTGAGCGAGACCGCGCTGGGGGCCCAGGAGGTGTCGGCGCGCCTGGCGCGGGACCTGGACGCCCACACCGGCAGGATCTGGATATCGACCGCGTGCCCCGTGGCCGTGGACTATGTGCGCACGTACCTGCCGGAGCGCATCGCCGACCTGACGCCCCTGGACTCGCCGCTGCTGGCCCACGTGCGGCTCCTGCGGGCGGAGCTGGGGGACATGCCGGTGGTCTTCATCGGCCCCTGCATCGCCAAGAAGCTGGAGGTGGAGGACGCTCCCACCCTGGCCGCCGCCCTCACCTTCGAGGACCTGCGGGCCTGGCTGGCCCGGGAAGGCATCGACCCCCTGGACCTGGAGCCCGGAGGCGCCTTCCTCCTGGGCTCGGCCGCCGAAGGGGCCCTCTACCCCATCGAGGGGGGCATGGCCCGGGCCACGGCCCTCAGCATGGCCACCCGCGGCACCCGCTTCGTCACCCTCAGCGGCCTGGGCCCCATCCGGGAGGCGCTGGCGGACCTGCCCGCGCCCCGGGGCAACCTCTTCCTGGAGCTGCTGGCCTGCGCCGGCGGCTGCGTGAACGGTCCGGCCGCGCGGCGCTCCCCCGTGGCGGCCCGCATGGCGGTGCTGGACGGGGCCGCCGAAGCCGCCGGCGCCTACCCGCGGGAACCCGGCGTCCCCCTGGCCCGGGCCTTCGCCCCCCGCGTGCCCCCCGGAGACCCGGTCCCCGAGGGCCAGTTGGAGGCCGCCCTGCGCCGCCTGGGCAAGGCGGGCCCCGGGGACGAGCTGAACTGCGGAGCCTGCGGGTACGACACCTGCCGGGACCTGGCCGGCGCCATCCTGGGAGGCCGGGCGGAAACCCGCATGTGCGTTTCCAACCTGCGCCGCCTGGCCGAGAAGAAGGCCAACGCCCTGCTGCGCACCCTCCCCTTCGGGGTGGTGATCGTGGACGAGGAGCTGCGCATCATCGAGAGCAACGACCAGTTCGTGCGCCTCCTGGGCGCGGAGGCGGAGCTGGTGGCCGAGACCCAGCCGGGCCTGTGCGGCGCCCGGATCGACAAGCTCGTGGACTTCGGCGCCCGCTTCCGGGAGGTGCTGGATGGCGGCGACGAGCTGATCCGCCAGAACCTCGCCAGCGCCGGCGGGACGCTGAGCGCCACCATCTTCACGGTGGAGCCGGGACGGGTGGTGGGGGCCCTCCTCCTGGACGTCACGGAGACCGAGGCCCGGCAGAAGGAGATGGTGGGCAAGGCCGAGGAGGTCATCCACAACATGCTGGCCAACGCCCAGGAGATCGCCTTCAGCCTGGGGCGCAATGCGGCGCGCAGCGAGGGGATCCTCAACTCGATCATCGCCGAGTTCCGGGGGCCCCATGGAGCCTGA
- a CDS encoding (2Fe-2S) ferredoxin domain-containing protein — translation MPDAEGLPTLTICLGSSCFTRGNDETLPRLQAFLKRKGLEDRVALKGARCEGRCQHGPNLRLGDTFLDPATCLEDLGKAL, via the coding sequence ATGCCTGATGCCGAAGGCCTGCCCACCCTCACCATCTGCCTCGGCAGCTCCTGCTTCACCCGGGGCAACGACGAGACGCTGCCCCGCCTCCAGGCCTTCCTGAAGCGCAAGGGCCTGGAGGACCGCGTGGCCCTCAAGGGCGCCCGGTGCGAGGGCCGGTGCCAGCACGGCCCGAACCTGCGCCTGGGGGACACGTTCCTGGATCCGGCCACCTGCCTGGAGGACCTGGGGAAGGCGCTGTGA
- a CDS encoding redox-sensing transcriptional repressor Rex, with protein MAYGYKIGSLPLTTVQRLPSYLRVVREMRRLGREVVSSARLGELLGLEAVQVRKDFGFIGISGLPKMGYQVEELVLAIEHCLNWNQVRDAVLVGVGHLGMALLGYEGFRAHGLDICAAFDIDPALAGLVVNSTPVWHMDRLEPELRRLGARMAILTVSPDAAQEVALRLARAGVEGIWNFTGCPLDLPPGVIVQDQDIAIGLAVLSAKLSSRT; from the coding sequence ATGGCCTACGGATACAAGATCGGGAGCCTCCCCCTCACAACCGTCCAGCGCCTCCCCAGCTACCTGCGCGTGGTGCGCGAGATGCGCCGCCTGGGTCGCGAAGTGGTGTCCAGCGCGCGCCTGGGCGAGCTGCTCGGCCTGGAGGCCGTGCAGGTGCGCAAGGACTTCGGCTTCATCGGCATCTCCGGGCTGCCCAAGATGGGCTACCAGGTGGAGGAGCTGGTGCTGGCCATCGAGCACTGCCTGAACTGGAACCAGGTGCGGGACGCGGTGCTGGTGGGCGTGGGCCACCTGGGCATGGCGCTCCTGGGCTACGAGGGCTTCCGGGCCCACGGGCTGGACATCTGCGCCGCCTTCGACATCGACCCCGCCCTGGCGGGGCTGGTGGTGAACAGCACCCCCGTGTGGCACATGGACCGGCTGGAGCCCGAGCTGCGCCGGCTCGGCGCGCGCATGGCCATCCTCACCGTCTCCCCCGACGCCGCCCAGGAGGTGGCCCTGCGCCTGGCCCGGGCCGGCGTCGAGGGCATCTGGAACTTCACCGGCTGTCCCCTGGACCTGCCCCCGGGCGTCATCGTCCAGGACCAGGACATCGCCATCGGCCTCGCCGTGCTCTCCGCCAAACTCTCCTCCCGGACCTAG